The following proteins come from a genomic window of Paenibacillus spongiae:
- a CDS encoding MFS transporter encodes MKKTIKEQKMVLIILLSNIFIAFLGIGLVIPVMPSFMNDMNLSGKTMGYLVAAFAVSQLLLSPIAGRWVDRYGRKIMIIIGLVLFGISELVFGLGTHVSVLYVSRILGGFSAAFIMPAVTAYIADITSIEERPKAMGYMSAAISTGFIIGPGVGGFIAEYGIRMPFFFAAAIAFVACISSIFILKEPLTKSQLEEISANTKQSSFFSDLKRSLNPRYFIAFVIVFVLAFGLSAYETVFSLFSDHKFGYTPKEIAAIITISSIFGVVVQIFMFGKMVDKLGEKKVIQLCLIIGAVLAVGSTLVSGFWAVLAVTCLIFLAFDLLRPALTTFLSRAAGKEQGFVAGMNSTYTSLGNIVGPAMGGILFDVNIHYPYLFAAVIMVIGLGITFMWKEEQFIESN; translated from the coding sequence ATGAAGAAAACAATTAAAGAACAAAAAATGGTATTGATTATCCTTTTAAGCAATATTTTCATTGCATTTCTAGGTATTGGTCTTGTTATTCCCGTAATGCCGTCTTTTATGAATGACATGAATTTATCAGGAAAAACGATGGGGTATCTTGTCGCGGCATTTGCGGTGTCACAGCTGCTTTTGTCGCCGATCGCAGGGCGCTGGGTCGATCGTTACGGCAGAAAGATCATGATCATAATCGGCCTAGTCCTCTTCGGTATTTCGGAACTTGTCTTTGGCTTGGGCACACATGTATCGGTGCTTTACGTATCGAGGATCCTGGGTGGATTTAGCGCCGCCTTTATTATGCCCGCTGTCACTGCTTATATCGCAGATATTACATCTATTGAGGAACGGCCGAAGGCAATGGGCTATATGTCCGCCGCCATTAGCACCGGTTTTATTATCGGTCCCGGCGTTGGCGGCTTTATTGCAGAATACGGTATACGCATGCCCTTCTTCTTTGCGGCAGCCATTGCCTTTGTAGCCTGTATTTCATCCATATTTATTTTGAAAGAGCCGTTAACAAAGAGTCAGCTTGAAGAAATTTCTGCGAATACGAAGCAATCAAGCTTTTTCAGCGATTTAAAAAGATCGCTAAACCCCCGTTACTTTATAGCCTTTGTCATTGTGTTTGTGCTCGCGTTCGGTTTATCTGCCTATGAAACAGTTTTCAGCCTGTTTTCCGATCATAAGTTCGGCTATACGCCCAAGGAAATTGCAGCCATTATTACAATTAGCTCCATCTTCGGCGTAGTTGTGCAAATATTTATGTTTGGAAAAATGGTCGACAAACTCGGCGAAAAGAAAGTAATCCAACTGTGTTTGATTATTGGAGCTGTATTGGCGGTCGGGTCTACCCTAGTCTCTGGCTTTTGGGCTGTGTTGGCGGTAACGTGCTTGATTTTCCTCGCATTTGACTTGCTTCGCCCGGCATTGACGACATTTTTATCAAGAGCTGCCGGTAAAGAGCAAGGGTTCGTTGCCGGCATGAACTCAACCTATACGAGTTTAGGCAATATCGTCGGGCCAGCGATGGGCGGCATATTATTTGATGTAAACATCCACTATCCATATCTATTCGCTGCTGTCATTATGGTCATTGGTCTCGGTATTACATTCATGTGGAAAGAAGAACAATTTATAGAGAGTAATTAA
- a CDS encoding TetR/AcrR family transcriptional regulator has protein sequence MKSNDIKVAALKYFTIHGYEGASLSKIADEVGIKKQSIYAHFKGKDDLFLQVLRDAKETELSSKLRYFSNIGAQNPEKDLYGFLHLVISLFQENEQLKFWLRMSFFPPAHLAKAIEKEVIDIEDKVQAILESKFHDWIDAKAIVGDSAKTPTLAFLGIVDSIMLELVYVNDEKRLKDKLEASWTVFWRGISHR, from the coding sequence TTGAAAAGCAATGATATTAAGGTGGCTGCTCTAAAATATTTCACTATTCATGGTTATGAAGGAGCATCCCTCTCTAAGATCGCGGATGAAGTCGGTATAAAGAAACAATCGATATACGCCCACTTTAAAGGAAAAGATGATCTTTTCCTGCAGGTTTTACGTGACGCGAAAGAAACGGAGCTGTCTTCAAAGCTCCGGTATTTCAGTAACATTGGCGCACAAAATCCGGAGAAAGATCTATACGGATTTCTTCATTTAGTCATTTCTCTTTTCCAAGAAAATGAACAGTTAAAGTTTTGGCTGCGCATGTCTTTTTTTCCGCCGGCTCACCTTGCAAAAGCAATTGAAAAAGAAGTCATCGATATCGAGGATAAGGTGCAGGCGATACTGGAAAGTAAGTTTCACGATTGGATCGATGCTAAAGCAATCGTCGGGGATTCAGCAAAAACGCCGACCCTTGCCTTCTTGGGAATCGTCGACTCCATTATGCTGGAACTTGTATATGTCAATGATGAGAAACGTCTGAAGGATAAATTGGAAGCCTCCTGGACAGTATTTTGGAGAGGGATTTCACATCGCTAA
- a CDS encoding LacI family DNA-binding transcriptional regulator: MATIDDVAKSAGVSKSTVSNVFSQKRPISKEVSERVLEAARELNYKPNYWARSLANKETRIIGLNMEGEKVKFGQFRMALLNGVLQECYDRGNRLLVNMLPKHFTNRLENWSSDPIDGEILLDPMVRDPRIEERVASGIPIVVIGKPPESHESTVSYVSSDNVGAGRRVTEYLIGLGHRNILFLNAPKHRTVSHERLDGYRRALETAGLSVDTRLLVYRDEGFESSEEYGYITAKRLLYARPSITAIITDTDKIARGVYQAAEELGLIIPRDLSVFAFSLETAYGTELQPPVSSMRLNGELLGSEAAKMLLDQCASKTPVVRRVIIPWELILRDSCAPVKVFL, translated from the coding sequence TTGGCAACAATCGATGATGTTGCAAAATCGGCCGGTGTATCCAAAAGCACCGTTTCCAATGTGTTTTCCCAAAAACGACCGATTAGCAAAGAAGTGTCGGAACGCGTATTGGAGGCGGCTCGCGAATTGAACTATAAGCCGAACTATTGGGCACGCAGTCTGGCCAATAAGGAAACGCGGATCATCGGGCTCAACATGGAGGGCGAGAAGGTCAAGTTCGGCCAATTTCGCATGGCACTACTAAATGGAGTGTTGCAAGAATGCTACGACCGGGGCAACCGGCTTCTCGTAAATATGCTGCCAAAGCATTTCACGAACCGGTTGGAAAATTGGTCCTCCGATCCCATAGACGGCGAAATATTGCTAGATCCCATGGTGCGAGACCCGCGCATCGAAGAGAGGGTGGCCAGCGGCATCCCGATCGTCGTCATTGGAAAGCCGCCTGAGTCTCACGAGTCCACCGTATCGTACGTCAGCAGCGATAACGTTGGAGCTGGCCGTCGCGTTACCGAATACCTTATCGGCCTCGGACACCGGAATATTTTATTCCTTAATGCACCCAAGCACCGAACCGTGTCCCATGAGCGGTTAGACGGATATCGGAGAGCGCTCGAAACAGCCGGTCTTTCAGTCGATACACGGTTGTTGGTGTATAGAGACGAAGGCTTTGAAAGCTCTGAGGAGTACGGGTACATCACAGCCAAGCGATTGCTTTACGCTCGCCCGTCCATCACAGCCATTATTACGGATACAGACAAGATTGCGCGCGGAGTCTACCAGGCGGCCGAAGAACTTGGCTTGATTATTCCAAGAGATTTGTCGGTTTTTGCATTCAGTTTGGAGACTGCATATGGAACTGAGCTCCAGCCGCCGGTCAGCAGCATGAGGTTGAATGGCGAGCTGCTCGGAAGCGAAGCGGCCAAGATGCTTCTGGATCAGTGCGCTTCCAAAACACCAGTCGTGAGGCGGGTCATCATCCCGTGGGAACTTATCCTCCGCGATTCTTGCGCCCCGGTCAAGGTTTTTCTATAA
- a CDS encoding extracellular solute-binding protein — MRKKGLKVSLAVVLSSTMLFAAGCGNTDSSAGSNGNSQKPGEETRKELRMMVGTIGGKTPDEHELFEKEAERLTGIKVTMEKPASGFNDKLLTSISSGEKYDLVQVDLPLLEVLYDQGVLTPLDDSIKGSKIISDTSIFPENEWEQLKMSDGKIYGIFTKLQGGTMPTVRKDWLDKLGLQEPKTLDEYYEVLKAFKEKDPDGNGKADTYGLSTAGLYDIQGFMSAAGVKAGYVTKDGKRTIPYATEAAIPIYEWFAKLYKEGILDPNFATNDSGKMRDLFLTDRVGMVTYWDTWVGTFNNTRKQQDPNTTFEAKGLLPVAGPDGKILMRRGEPNVWIIPVNSPDPKTAMEFIEFWSTEKGNVFATLGIEGHDYTVTDGKYELTQDGKDHNLDHGAPYVYNTNWTNPFGSLPGVKEAKQLVMEYGTVEKTGKDWKDIEKIINNYALQAMQGKIPAADAVSKMNKELKAAKFID; from the coding sequence ATGAGAAAGAAAGGTTTGAAAGTGAGTTTGGCTGTTGTACTGTCGTCCACGATGCTCTTTGCCGCTGGTTGCGGAAATACGGATAGCTCGGCTGGCTCTAATGGCAACAGTCAAAAGCCTGGTGAGGAGACGAGAAAAGAGCTTCGTATGATGGTAGGAACAATCGGCGGTAAAACCCCCGACGAACACGAGCTATTTGAGAAGGAAGCGGAGCGTCTTACGGGTATTAAGGTCACCATGGAGAAGCCTGCTTCCGGATTTAACGATAAATTGCTGACCTCGATTTCCTCGGGCGAGAAATACGACTTAGTCCAAGTGGATTTGCCGCTTTTGGAAGTGTTGTACGATCAAGGGGTGTTGACTCCGCTTGACGATTCGATCAAAGGGTCGAAAATCATTTCCGACACATCTATTTTCCCTGAGAATGAATGGGAGCAGTTAAAGATGAGTGACGGCAAAATATACGGGATATTTACCAAGCTTCAGGGCGGTACGATGCCGACGGTTCGCAAAGACTGGCTGGACAAGCTTGGGCTTCAGGAGCCGAAGACGCTGGATGAGTATTACGAAGTGCTGAAAGCATTCAAAGAGAAAGATCCCGACGGAAACGGCAAGGCCGACACGTATGGTTTGTCCACAGCCGGCTTGTACGACATCCAAGGATTTATGAGCGCCGCTGGCGTCAAGGCCGGTTACGTTACAAAGGACGGCAAACGCACGATCCCGTATGCGACGGAAGCCGCTATCCCGATCTATGAATGGTTCGCCAAGTTATATAAAGAGGGCATTCTCGACCCGAACTTCGCAACGAACGATTCAGGTAAGATGCGGGACCTGTTCCTGACCGACCGCGTCGGTATGGTCACTTATTGGGATACATGGGTAGGGACATTCAATAATACGCGAAAGCAACAAGATCCCAATACGACATTCGAAGCAAAAGGTTTGCTGCCTGTTGCAGGGCCGGACGGCAAAATCTTGATGCGCCGCGGAGAACCGAATGTATGGATCATTCCTGTCAATTCCCCGGATCCGAAGACGGCCATGGAATTTATCGAATTCTGGAGTACGGAGAAAGGCAATGTGTTCGCTACGCTTGGCATTGAAGGCCATGATTATACCGTAACAGACGGCAAATACGAGCTGACGCAGGATGGAAAAGACCATAATCTTGACCACGGCGCCCCTTACGTGTACAACACGAACTGGACGAACCCGTTCGGTTCATTGCCTGGCGTGAAGGAAGCGAAGCAATTGGTTATGGAATATGGAACGGTGGAGAAAACGGGCAAGGACTGGAAAGATATTGAGAAAATTATTAACAACTACGCGCTTCAAGCGATGCAGGGTAAAATCCCGGCGGCCGACGCCGTCAGCAAAATGAATAAGGAGCTGAAGGCGGCAAAGTTCATCGACTGA
- a CDS encoding CehA/McbA family metallohydrolase has protein sequence MELIIKREIGQHEEESYIEVPFEMPAGVERIHVSFVAEPYGVAGRVVNLGIRDAQRMRGWSGGARTEFYMGTEKATPGYLPGPLTPGTWAVLLNPRKIGENECSVILTLRFEMESPRWLKGELHAHTVHSDGAHTMREVERMALEAGLDFLALTDHNTVSQNFAYPKDSELVFIPGVELTTRFGHCNFYGVEQPGDYFLTTSFDQAKAYIRTARERGAKISLNHPHCRNCGWLWDFDVDHDWVEIWNGPWRGDNERTLAWWHEQLAAGRKLVAVGGSDFHRAQPDVKHGMPTNWVYAESKTVQGILEAVDRGRLYMSYAPEGPQLSMCAGGWMMGDTVSADAVEEGIDLVMSCHGLQACDSIKLLTERGVEREWIVETGCETMELVVLMEDRLFYRAEIHRFFAEAGQTQLVLACNPIYIR, from the coding sequence ATGGAGCTTATCATCAAGCGCGAGATTGGTCAGCACGAAGAAGAATCGTATATCGAGGTCCCGTTTGAAATGCCTGCGGGTGTGGAGCGTATCCATGTATCCTTTGTAGCGGAACCGTACGGTGTCGCCGGCAGAGTCGTCAACCTTGGGATTAGAGATGCGCAGCGGATGCGCGGTTGGAGCGGGGGAGCGCGCACCGAATTTTATATGGGAACGGAAAAAGCGACGCCGGGCTACCTCCCGGGACCGTTAACGCCGGGTACTTGGGCCGTTTTGCTGAATCCTCGAAAAATAGGAGAGAACGAATGCAGCGTCATCCTGACCCTACGATTCGAGATGGAAAGTCCAAGATGGTTGAAAGGAGAGCTTCACGCGCACACCGTGCATAGCGATGGTGCCCATACGATGCGTGAGGTGGAGCGGATGGCGCTGGAGGCAGGACTCGACTTCTTGGCCTTGACCGATCATAACACGGTTAGCCAAAACTTCGCTTATCCGAAAGACTCGGAGCTCGTCTTCATTCCGGGGGTGGAGCTGACTACCCGCTTCGGCCATTGTAATTTCTACGGCGTAGAGCAGCCGGGCGACTATTTCCTGACCACCTCGTTCGATCAGGCGAAGGCGTACATCCGGACTGCGAGGGAGCGCGGCGCCAAGATTTCGTTGAATCATCCTCACTGCCGGAACTGCGGCTGGTTATGGGACTTCGATGTCGACCATGATTGGGTGGAAATATGGAACGGACCATGGCGGGGAGATAACGAGCGGACGCTCGCTTGGTGGCACGAGCAGCTGGCGGCCGGGCGGAAGCTGGTTGCTGTTGGCGGCAGTGACTTCCACCGGGCACAACCCGATGTGAAGCACGGCATGCCGACCAACTGGGTGTATGCGGAGTCCAAGACCGTACAGGGCATTTTGGAGGCGGTAGACCGGGGCCGGTTATACATGTCTTATGCGCCAGAAGGACCGCAGCTTTCGATGTGCGCTGGCGGGTGGATGATGGGAGACACCGTTTCGGCTGACGCGGTGGAGGAAGGAATAGATCTGGTTATGTCCTGTCACGGACTGCAAGCCTGCGATTCCATAAAGCTGCTTACGGAGCGTGGAGTGGAGCGTGAATGGATCGTAGAGACGGGATGCGAAACCATGGAGCTTGTAGTGCTGATGGAAGATCGTTTATTTTACCGGGCCGAAATTCATCGTTTTTTTGCCGAGGCTGGGCAAACGCAGCTCGTATTGGCTTGCAATCCGATCTACATCCGGTAG
- a CDS encoding response regulator transcription factor, producing MNQPMSILVVEDDNEINQLLCNIIRKSGYIPQSAFSGTEAMIYLEKQEWDLVLLDLMLPGITGEELLVKISEKSPVPVIIISAKLEQQAKIDALRTGADDYITKPFDIEEVSARIDSHLRRFHRTNDSIKSKELRYKDLSMNTDSKTVSVNGAELTLTAREYAIMALLMSSPRKVFTKANLFESVWNEDYRGDDNTINVHMSNIRSKLANANPNDEYIETIWGMGYRLKT from the coding sequence ATGAATCAACCAATGAGCATTTTAGTAGTTGAAGACGATAATGAAATAAATCAATTATTATGTAACATAATAAGAAAAAGCGGCTATATTCCTCAGTCTGCTTTTTCGGGAACGGAAGCCATGATCTATTTGGAAAAGCAAGAGTGGGATTTGGTGCTACTGGATTTAATGCTCCCTGGAATCACTGGTGAAGAGCTTCTTGTAAAAATTAGCGAGAAAAGTCCTGTTCCTGTCATCATTATTTCAGCAAAGCTGGAGCAGCAGGCGAAAATCGATGCTTTGCGAACAGGTGCGGATGACTATATAACCAAACCTTTTGATATTGAGGAAGTATCCGCAAGGATTGATTCCCATTTACGAAGATTTCATCGTACGAATGATTCTATTAAAAGCAAAGAGTTAAGGTATAAAGATCTTTCTATGAATACGGATTCAAAAACAGTTAGTGTAAATGGGGCAGAGCTCACTTTAACTGCGCGGGAATACGCCATTATGGCACTTCTTATGTCTTCTCCTAGGAAAGTGTTTACGAAAGCCAATCTGTTTGAAAGCGTATGGAATGAAGATTATCGAGGCGATGACAATACGATAAATGTTCACATGAGCAATATCAGAAGCAAGCTAGCCAATGCGAATCCGAACGATGAATATATAGAAACGATCTGGGGGATGGGATATCGATTAAAAACTTAA
- a CDS encoding ATP-binding cassette domain-containing protein: MSDYVLRTNNLTKKYKDQMALNKVDLSIKKGSMYGFIGQNGAGKSTLIRIATGLAYPSSGTLELFGHSNDRKLTESRKRIGTIIEGPALYPQMTAAENLEANRLLKGIPGKECVEKTLSLVGLQDTKKKKAKHFSLGMKQRLGLGIALLGDPEFLILDEPINGLDPMGVVEIRELLKKLNQVYGITILISSHILSELHLLATHYGIIHKGELLEQLTVNELNDKCQQYIHVKVDNPDKAATIIETKLRTNHYEVLPDGTIRLFKFLDAPGKVSTALSNEGLIIEQFMPLGEDLETYFTNRIGGGKHE; the protein is encoded by the coding sequence ATGAGCGATTATGTGCTTAGAACAAACAATTTAACAAAGAAATATAAAGATCAAATGGCACTGAATAAGGTGGATCTTTCTATAAAAAAAGGATCCATGTATGGATTTATCGGGCAAAATGGCGCAGGTAAATCAACGTTAATCAGAATCGCAACAGGTCTTGCATATCCGAGTTCGGGGACGCTTGAGTTATTCGGCCACAGTAATGATCGGAAGCTCACAGAGAGCAGGAAGCGAATCGGGACGATCATTGAGGGCCCAGCATTGTATCCACAAATGACTGCAGCTGAAAACTTAGAAGCGAATCGGCTATTAAAAGGTATTCCAGGGAAAGAATGTGTTGAAAAGACGCTTTCACTTGTTGGACTCCAAGATACGAAGAAAAAGAAGGCAAAACATTTTTCCTTAGGGATGAAACAGCGGCTTGGCCTTGGTATCGCTCTATTAGGAGATCCTGAGTTCTTAATTCTCGATGAGCCTATCAACGGTCTTGATCCAATGGGCGTGGTAGAAATTAGGGAGCTGTTGAAAAAACTGAATCAGGTATATGGAATTACAATCTTAATTTCCAGCCATATTTTAAGTGAACTCCATTTACTTGCTACCCACTATGGAATTATTCATAAAGGGGAATTATTGGAGCAATTAACGGTGAATGAACTGAATGACAAATGCCAGCAGTATATTCATGTTAAAGTGGATAATCCGGATAAAGCTGCAACCATTATTGAAACTAAGCTTAGGACCAATCATTATGAAGTGTTGCCTGACGGAACGATAAGACTGTTTAAATTTCTTGATGCTCCGGGTAAAGTTTCCACAGCACTGTCGAATGAGGGATTGATTATCGAACAATTCATGCCGCTGGGGGAAGATTTGGAAACATACTTTACCAATCGCATCGGAGGCGGTAAACATGAATAA
- a CDS encoding ABC transporter permease: MNNLVRSELFKLSKDRSFWSMFVILIAAAVSYPMLVYFVLNIESVSIKELYTAVALEGANTYIVKFVPCILAGFFISSEYSIGTMKSIAASGNSRMRIYLAKLMGFAIGAVIISLTFPIVMPAVGTLFYGINDMPGLDYIVQTIGLTILYALAFASIMALAAISFTDSGKTIGFLILFFSLFDSILYMLSQKFIVIETIYHYSVSRLLLDIGKFNLGNGELLKLWLVPIITFIVFGLIGSFVFQRKEIK, translated from the coding sequence ATGAATAACCTCGTGAGATCAGAGTTATTCAAGCTGAGCAAGGATCGATCCTTTTGGTCAATGTTCGTTATATTAATTGCAGCAGCTGTTTCTTACCCCATGTTGGTTTACTTTGTTTTGAATATCGAATCCGTTTCTATCAAAGAGTTATATACAGCTGTGGCCCTGGAAGGAGCAAATACTTATATTGTGAAGTTTGTACCCTGTATTCTTGCAGGTTTCTTTATCTCCAGTGAATACTCAATCGGAACAATGAAAAGTATCGCTGCTTCCGGTAATAGCAGAATGCGTATTTATCTTGCTAAATTAATGGGGTTTGCAATAGGCGCTGTTATTATTTCATTAACGTTTCCTATTGTTATGCCGGCGGTTGGTACCCTGTTTTATGGTATCAATGATATGCCTGGACTAGACTATATCGTTCAGACGATCGGTTTGACGATCCTTTATGCATTGGCATTTGCATCGATTATGGCTTTAGCTGCAATCTCATTCACAGATAGCGGCAAGACGATTGGTTTTTTAATCCTATTTTTTTCTCTTTTTGATAGTATCCTGTACATGTTAAGTCAAAAATTCATTGTAATTGAAACCATCTATCATTATTCTGTGTCTAGGCTATTATTAGACATTGGCAAATTTAACTTGGGCAATGGAGAACTTCTTAAATTATGGCTTGTACCTATAATAACCTTCATTGTTTTCGGACTCATTGGCAGTTTCGTGTTTCAGAGAAAGGAAATCAAGTAA
- a CDS encoding sensor histidine kinase has protein sequence MRTIVYIALISIMVAVFVLTRFFLLKREIKRATMQLNELNGKQTEKKIDVAYYDKSFENLASKINDQIDLTLQAYAEKRSKENELKQSIANISHDIRTPMTSILGYVQLLESDELSSEERTEYTAIIKSGALRLKVLLEDFFELSLIESGDYRLKMEKIKLNHLLIEVLAGFYEQFHQQSIEPALHIPEKEISIIADSSAVKRVIENLLLNAIKHSSGDVTIRLEKLPSSIQLIISNAVSQLSENDIIFLFDRFYKADKTRFAKGTGLGLSIAKSLMLKMNGNLSAELKENQLIIKCEWKD, from the coding sequence GTGAGAACCATCGTCTATATTGCGTTAATTTCTATTATGGTAGCAGTATTTGTTCTCACTCGCTTTTTTTTGTTAAAAAGAGAAATTAAAAGAGCAACCATGCAGTTGAATGAGCTAAACGGCAAACAGACCGAAAAGAAAATCGATGTGGCTTATTATGACAAGTCCTTTGAAAACCTTGCGAGTAAAATCAATGATCAAATTGATCTCACGCTGCAAGCATACGCGGAAAAACGGAGTAAAGAAAACGAATTAAAGCAATCTATTGCTAATATTTCACATGATATTCGTACACCGATGACCTCTATTCTAGGGTATGTTCAATTGTTAGAATCGGATGAGTTATCTTCTGAAGAAAGAACAGAGTATACCGCCATAATTAAATCTGGAGCACTGCGATTAAAGGTTTTATTAGAAGATTTTTTTGAATTGTCTCTAATTGAATCTGGAGATTATCGATTAAAAATGGAAAAGATCAAACTCAACCATTTGCTTATAGAAGTCTTGGCAGGTTTTTATGAACAATTCCATCAACAAAGCATTGAGCCAGCCCTTCATATTCCAGAAAAAGAGATAAGTATCATAGCCGACTCATCCGCCGTTAAACGAGTGATTGAAAATTTATTACTTAATGCAATCAAGCATTCAAGCGGAGATGTAACCATTCGGCTTGAAAAATTGCCCTCCTCCATACAACTGATCATCAGTAATGCCGTTAGTCAGCTAAGTGAAAATGATATTATTTTTCTTTTTGATCGATTTTATAAAGCAGACAAAACAAGATTTGCAAAAGGTACAGGATTAGGATTATCCATTGCGAAAAGCCTCATGCTAAAAATGAATGGGAATTTATCAGCGGAATTAAAAGAAAATCAATTAATTATCAAATGTGAATGGAAGGATTGA
- a CDS encoding TetR/AcrR family transcriptional regulator, whose protein sequence is MLEKKETAKDRILRVASDLFYKEGVRAVGIDRIIEESGVAKASFYRNFPTKDSLVVAYLETRHGKRTETIEEAKRRHPYSPKDQLYALLDDLVERLKHPEFRGCPFMNAVVEFPDLEHPGHRAAVNNRHLTWEKVEEIAKAGNVQNPVELTSQIRILCDGAIMSAYIDKDSFQPAYFLSAARRLIEDHFSR, encoded by the coding sequence ATGTTGGAAAAGAAAGAAACCGCGAAAGATCGGATTTTGCGGGTCGCTTCTGATTTATTTTACAAAGAAGGCGTCCGGGCTGTAGGGATCGACAGGATTATTGAAGAATCCGGCGTCGCCAAGGCAAGCTTCTACCGCAACTTCCCAACAAAAGATAGTCTCGTTGTTGCGTACTTGGAGACTAGACACGGCAAGAGAACGGAAACGATTGAAGAAGCAAAAAGGCGCCATCCCTACTCTCCTAAAGACCAGCTGTACGCTCTTCTTGATGATTTGGTCGAGCGATTGAAGCATCCAGAATTCCGCGGATGTCCGTTTATGAACGCAGTTGTGGAGTTTCCCGATCTGGAGCATCCCGGTCACCGCGCTGCCGTTAATAACCGGCATCTGACTTGGGAGAAGGTAGAGGAAATTGCAAAGGCAGGTAATGTACAAAATCCTGTCGAGTTAACCTCTCAAATCCGTATTCTATGTGATGGGGCTATAATGAGCGCATATATCGATAAGGATTCATTCCAGCCGGCATATTTTCTTAGCGCAGCAAGACGACTGATCGAAGATCATTTCTCCCGCTAG